A DNA window from Cobetia marina contains the following coding sequences:
- a CDS encoding sigma-54-dependent Fis family transcriptional regulator, with the protein MIRQLDTMPPDKRQHIQTLMQLGEGRDAFPETQRDVIRRSWQRCLEEYQLDPSRPRPVRVLTQQALRDHQESADELLHVARAGVERLYSQIAQHGYALILTDQRGIAVDFRGQRDQLSELRRAGLYLGSDWNERYAGTSAAGTCLHDGAAVTCHQREHFDATHIDLTCTAAPITDPQGRVIAALDISALKSPRPQESQTFALSLVTLHARMIEDAYFLHRYRDCLILRFDTAREFVHLNGRGLFAIQEDGKVVAANHEGRRLIDAHLARWPPWTVSTLPAVTQLFDGELNELLSIPHASLDQIRAFRLRADDATVFVTLIEPRGYPVRALPTVSQQDDPVPELDQLAGDDPSMHRLLKLARRMRHENVSILIRGETGTGKEVLARALHDSGPRAKAPFVAVNCAAIPESLIESELFGYLPGAFTGGRPKGMRGLIQQADGGTLFLDEIGDMPLPLQPRLLRVLAEREVSPLGAETPIKVDIRVITATHRDVMELIASGQFREDLYYRLNGAELLLPALRERADRHYLIRKLHAELQAERDQALHLRADAISALLSHHWPGNIRQLRNAIAFAMATAEGDEITLHDLPETCQTHTDSTREAASPLAAFSPIASSASSSTTSPAFASAGADADASELLELLRHTDWNVSQVARQLGVSRPTIYRRMRRHGLVAPNHQPLAS; encoded by the coding sequence ATGATCCGCCAACTCGATACGATGCCGCCCGACAAGCGGCAGCATATTCAGACCCTGATGCAACTGGGCGAAGGCCGCGACGCCTTCCCTGAGACTCAGCGCGATGTCATCCGCCGTTCCTGGCAGCGCTGTCTGGAGGAATACCAGCTCGACCCCAGCCGCCCTCGCCCCGTCCGCGTTCTCACTCAGCAGGCGCTGCGCGATCACCAAGAATCGGCGGATGAGCTGCTGCACGTGGCGCGTGCCGGTGTGGAGCGGCTCTATAGTCAGATCGCACAACATGGCTACGCGCTGATCCTCACCGATCAACGCGGTATCGCGGTGGATTTTCGGGGTCAACGTGATCAGTTGAGTGAGCTGCGGCGGGCCGGGCTCTACCTCGGCTCGGACTGGAACGAGCGCTATGCCGGCACCTCGGCGGCAGGCACCTGTCTGCACGATGGCGCAGCCGTCACCTGCCATCAGCGTGAGCACTTCGATGCTACCCACATCGACCTGACCTGTACGGCGGCCCCCATCACCGATCCCCAGGGCCGTGTGATCGCCGCCCTCGACATCTCGGCACTGAAATCGCCACGCCCGCAGGAGAGCCAGACCTTTGCCCTCTCCCTGGTCACCCTGCATGCCCGCATGATCGAGGACGCCTACTTCCTGCATCGCTATCGGGATTGCCTGATCCTGCGCTTCGACACGGCGCGGGAATTCGTGCACCTGAATGGTCGTGGCCTGTTTGCCATTCAGGAAGATGGCAAGGTGGTCGCCGCCAATCACGAAGGCCGACGCCTGATCGATGCACATCTGGCGCGCTGGCCACCGTGGACGGTCTCTACCCTGCCCGCGGTCACGCAGCTGTTTGATGGGGAGCTCAATGAGCTGCTGAGCATTCCGCACGCCAGCTTGGATCAGATTCGCGCCTTCCGTCTGCGGGCGGATGACGCCACCGTCTTCGTGACCCTGATCGAGCCACGCGGCTATCCGGTGCGGGCCCTCCCCACCGTCAGTCAGCAGGATGACCCGGTGCCCGAGCTGGACCAGCTCGCGGGAGATGACCCATCCATGCACCGGCTACTCAAGCTGGCGCGCCGCATGCGCCACGAGAACGTGAGCATCCTGATTCGTGGCGAGACGGGTACTGGCAAGGAAGTGTTGGCGCGGGCGCTGCATGACAGCGGGCCACGCGCCAAGGCGCCCTTCGTGGCGGTGAACTGCGCGGCCATTCCGGAATCGCTGATTGAAAGTGAGCTCTTCGGCTATCTGCCGGGTGCCTTCACGGGAGGAAGGCCCAAGGGCATGCGCGGTCTGATCCAACAAGCCGACGGTGGCACGCTGTTCCTGGATGAGATCGGCGATATGCCATTGCCGCTCCAGCCACGCCTGCTGCGCGTACTTGCCGAGCGGGAGGTGTCACCCCTGGGGGCCGAGACGCCCATCAAGGTGGATATTCGCGTCATCACTGCCACGCATCGTGATGTCATGGAGCTGATCGCCAGCGGGCAATTCCGCGAAGACCTCTACTACCGACTCAACGGCGCCGAACTCCTGCTGCCCGCGCTACGTGAGCGCGCCGACCGCCACTACCTCATTCGCAAGCTGCATGCGGAGCTGCAAGCTGAACGTGACCAAGCACTCCATCTCCGCGCCGATGCCATCAGTGCGCTGCTGAGTCATCACTGGCCGGGCAACATACGCCAACTGCGCAATGCGATTGCCTTCGCGATGGCCACCGCGGAAGGTGATGAAATCACTCTGCATGATCTGCCAGAGACCTGCCAGACCCACACCGACAGCACTCGCGAGGCTGCCAGTCCGCTTGCCGCCTTCTCCCCCATTGCATCCAGCGCTTCCTCGAGCACTACCTCTCCAGCGTTCGCGTCTGCAGGGGCTGATGCGGACGCCAGCGAATTACTCGAGCTGTTGCGTCACACAGACTGGAACGTCAGTCAGGTCGCCCGCCAACTCGGCGTCTCGCGGCCCACCATCTACCGCCGCATGCGCCGTCATGGCCTGGTCGCGCCTAATCATCAGCCGCTCGCCTCATGA
- a CDS encoding DUF1852 domain-containing protein translates to MSNEFGFSIKSLRFDENYTPAENTRLTTNFANLARGESRQQNLRSTLNMINNRFNALANWDNPKGDRYSVELDIISVELNIDAARSDNALPIIEILQTTIVDHQTNQRIDGVTGNNFSSYVRDYDFSVRLLEHNKGKDSFSVPEQFGELHGNLFQAFVGSPAYKECFKKPPVICISVSTTKTYQQTENVHPILGVEYRQDDDSLTDAYFSKMGLKVRYFMPPGSVAPLAFYHTGDLLNDYSNLELISTISTMDTFQKIYRPEVYNANSVAGKSYQASLKQQDHSLTRIVYDREERSQLAIEQGKFVEESFIKPYQNLLEQWSAKWSANR, encoded by the coding sequence ATGAGCAACGAATTCGGTTTCAGCATCAAGAGTCTGCGCTTCGACGAGAACTACACGCCGGCGGAAAACACCCGCCTGACCACCAACTTCGCCAACCTGGCGCGTGGTGAGAGCCGTCAGCAGAACCTGCGCAGCACGCTGAACATGATCAACAACCGATTCAATGCGCTGGCCAACTGGGACAACCCCAAGGGCGATCGTTACTCCGTCGAGCTGGACATCATCTCCGTCGAGCTGAACATCGATGCGGCACGTTCCGACAATGCCCTGCCGATCATCGAGATCCTGCAGACCACCATCGTCGACCACCAGACGAATCAGCGCATTGACGGCGTGACCGGCAACAACTTCTCGTCATACGTACGCGATTATGACTTCAGCGTGCGTCTGCTGGAGCACAACAAGGGCAAGGACTCCTTCAGCGTACCGGAGCAGTTCGGCGAGCTGCACGGCAATCTGTTCCAGGCCTTCGTGGGTTCCCCCGCCTACAAGGAATGCTTCAAGAAGCCGCCGGTCATCTGCATCAGCGTCTCGACCACCAAGACCTATCAACAGACCGAGAACGTGCACCCGATCCTCGGGGTGGAATATCGCCAGGACGACGATTCCCTGACCGATGCCTACTTCAGCAAGATGGGCCTGAAGGTACGTTACTTCATGCCGCCGGGCAGCGTTGCGCCGCTGGCCTTCTATCACACCGGCGACCTGCTCAACGATTACAGCAATCTGGAACTGATCAGCACCATCAGCACCATGGATACCTTCCAGAAGATCTATCGTCCCGAGGTCTACAACGCCAATTCCGTGGCCGGCAAATCCTATCAGGCGAGCCTGAAGCAGCAGGACCACTCACTGACGCGCATCGTGTACGACCGCGAAGAGCGCAGCCAGCTCGCCATCGAGCAGGGCAAATTCGTGGAAGAGAGCTTCATCAAGCCTTACCAGAACCTGCTCGAGCAGTGGTCCGCCAAATGGTCCGCCAACCGATAA
- a CDS encoding methionine synthase, whose protein sequence is MTRLLPTSTAGSLPKPSWLAEPEVLWSPWKLEGEALIAGKQDALRVSLQEQQHAGIDIVSDGEQSRQHFVTTFIEHLNGVDFEKRETVKIRDRYEASVPSVVGPVSRQKPVFVEDAKFLRSQTDQPIKWALPGPMTMVDTLFDGHYKSREKLAWEFAKILNEEAKELEAAGVDIIQFDEPAFNVFFDEVNEWGIATLERAIEGLKCETAIHICYGYGIKANTDWKNTLGSEWRQYEEAFPKLQQSNIDIVSLECHNSHVPMELIELIRGKKVMVGAIDVASNTIETPKEVAETLRKALQFVDADKLYPCTNCGMAPLSREVARGKLQALSAGAAIVRKELEAQR, encoded by the coding sequence ATGACGAGATTACTCCCGACCTCCACCGCTGGCAGCCTGCCGAAACCGTCCTGGCTCGCCGAACCGGAGGTCCTCTGGTCCCCCTGGAAGCTCGAAGGTGAGGCACTGATCGCGGGCAAGCAAGATGCCCTGCGCGTCTCCCTGCAGGAGCAGCAACACGCCGGGATCGACATCGTCAGCGATGGCGAGCAATCGCGTCAGCACTTCGTCACCACCTTCATCGAGCACCTGAATGGTGTGGATTTCGAGAAGCGCGAAACCGTCAAGATCCGGGATCGCTACGAAGCCAGCGTGCCGTCCGTGGTCGGCCCGGTCTCCCGCCAGAAGCCGGTGTTCGTCGAGGATGCCAAGTTCCTGCGCTCGCAGACCGATCAACCGATCAAGTGGGCACTGCCGGGACCGATGACCATGGTCGACACCCTCTTCGATGGTCATTACAAGAGCCGCGAGAAGCTGGCATGGGAATTCGCCAAGATCCTCAACGAGGAAGCCAAGGAACTCGAAGCGGCAGGCGTCGACATCATTCAGTTCGATGAACCGGCCTTCAACGTGTTCTTCGATGAAGTGAATGAATGGGGTATTGCCACGCTGGAGCGCGCGATCGAAGGCCTCAAGTGCGAGACCGCCATCCACATCTGTTACGGCTACGGCATCAAGGCCAACACCGATTGGAAGAACACCCTGGGCTCCGAATGGCGCCAGTACGAAGAAGCCTTCCCCAAGCTTCAGCAATCCAACATTGATATCGTCTCGCTGGAGTGCCACAACTCCCACGTGCCGATGGAGCTAATCGAGCTGATTCGTGGCAAGAAGGTCATGGTTGGCGCCATCGATGTCGCCAGCAACACCATCGAGACGCCGAAAGAGGTCGCCGAGACCCTGCGCAAGGCGTTGCAGTTCGTGGATGCCGACAAGCTCTACCCCTGCACCAACTGCGGCATGGCCCCGCTCTCCCGTGAAGTCGCCCGCGGCAAGCTGCAGGCACTCAGCGCCGGCGCCGCCATCGTGCGCAAGGAACTCGAAGCACAGCGCTGA
- a CDS encoding flavin reductase family protein: MSLSNTHSAPTIEPASFREALGHFASGITIITTQVDDEPIGFTCQSFYSVSMNPPLVSFSVKASSFSYPKIRQAERFAVNILSSEQSHVSNQFAMRGADKWQGIDWQLSPLGNPVINDSLHWLDCKIHAEHPAGDHLIVIGEVKGLNLDVAATSRPLLYFKGKYGDLAWEE; the protein is encoded by the coding sequence ATGTCGCTCTCCAACACTCACTCAGCCCCCACCATCGAACCTGCCAGTTTCCGTGAAGCCCTCGGTCACTTCGCCTCCGGCATCACGATCATCACTACCCAGGTCGACGACGAACCGATTGGCTTCACCTGCCAGTCGTTCTACAGCGTCTCGATGAACCCGCCGCTGGTCTCCTTCAGCGTCAAGGCAAGCTCCTTCAGCTACCCGAAGATCCGCCAGGCAGAGCGCTTTGCCGTCAACATCCTCTCCAGTGAGCAAAGCCATGTCTCCAACCAGTTCGCCATGCGCGGCGCGGATAAATGGCAAGGCATCGACTGGCAGCTCTCCCCTCTCGGCAACCCGGTCATCAATGACAGCCTGCACTGGCTCGACTGCAAGATTCACGCTGAGCACCCCGCAGGTGATCACCTGATCGTGATCGGGGAAGTGAAGGGACTAAATCTGGATGTTGCAGCGACCTCACGGCCGCTACTTTATTTCAAGGGGAAGTATGGAGACTTGGCTTGGGAAGAATGA
- a CDS encoding M20 metallopeptidase family protein codes for MFTNSQLETARSLRHHFHQHPELKFEETQTAKVVAERLRELGYKVTEGIAETGVLAELDTGRPGPVIAFRADMDALPIDEANTFSHCSTKRGLMHACGHDGHTATLLLAAEAIMEQRGTLSGHLKLIFQPAEEGGNGAARMIEEGVLENPKVSAIFGYHNRPNFPAGQVFVKPGPAMGGNDTFRVTVEGKTGHAAMPHLAVDAIYVGTSIIQQLQGLVARHKSPLEAGVITIAAFHAGDAANIIPGEAEILINIRSDRTSSRDALAGQLEQVISGVCSAHGASYRMTHELEIPPLLNDAEWSDKVLEIARQHQVSDDIKKLDYMPTMGAEDFAFYLREIPGCFFFVGNGDSAYLHNEHYDFNDSILPIAGGVFLSLAKDLLARD; via the coding sequence ATGTTTACCAACAGTCAGTTAGAGACAGCCAGATCGCTCAGACACCACTTCCATCAGCACCCCGAGCTGAAGTTCGAGGAGACCCAGACAGCGAAGGTGGTCGCCGAGAGATTGCGCGAGCTGGGATACAAGGTCACAGAGGGTATTGCAGAGACAGGTGTCTTGGCGGAACTGGACACTGGTCGCCCGGGGCCCGTGATCGCCTTTCGCGCGGACATGGATGCGCTGCCGATTGATGAGGCCAACACCTTTTCACACTGTTCCACCAAGCGTGGGCTGATGCATGCCTGCGGACATGATGGCCATACCGCCACACTCCTCTTGGCAGCTGAAGCCATCATGGAGCAGCGCGGTACCCTGTCAGGGCATCTGAAGCTTATCTTCCAGCCAGCGGAGGAAGGTGGTAACGGCGCGGCACGGATGATCGAAGAAGGTGTGCTGGAGAATCCGAAAGTCTCCGCGATATTCGGCTACCACAATCGTCCGAACTTCCCGGCCGGCCAGGTATTCGTCAAACCCGGTCCAGCCATGGGGGGTAACGACACCTTCCGTGTCACTGTCGAAGGGAAAACCGGGCATGCCGCCATGCCGCACCTGGCAGTGGATGCGATCTATGTGGGTACCTCGATCATCCAGCAGCTTCAAGGACTGGTCGCGCGTCACAAATCGCCGCTGGAAGCAGGTGTCATCACGATTGCCGCCTTCCATGCCGGTGATGCGGCCAACATCATCCCCGGCGAAGCCGAGATCCTGATCAACATACGCAGTGACCGCACTTCGTCACGAGATGCTCTGGCCGGCCAGCTTGAGCAGGTCATTTCGGGCGTGTGCAGCGCGCATGGCGCTAGCTACCGAATGACGCATGAGCTCGAGATCCCGCCTCTCCTCAATGACGCCGAATGGTCTGACAAGGTTCTCGAGATCGCTCGTCAGCACCAGGTCAGTGATGACATTAAGAAGCTGGATTACATGCCCACCATGGGCGCTGAGGACTTCGCCTTCTACCTAAGAGAAATCCCCGGGTGCTTCTTCTTCGTCGGTAACGGCGACAGCGCCTATCTCCATAACGAGCATTACGACTTCAACGACTCCATCCTGCCGATCGCGGGCGGTGTCTTCCTGTCATTGGCCAAGGACTTGCTGGCACGCGATTGA
- a CDS encoding AbgT family transporter, producing the protein MQAVLASIERTGNKLPHPFILFTILAGLIILASAVLDLLGVSAVNPQSDAVVHVRSLVSPEGLEFMLTSVVSNFINFPPLGLILVVMFGIGLADKVGLMSTLMQVSVAKAPPVLLTFCVFMAGICGSIASDANYLILIPLAAMVYHSVGRHPIAGAAAAYAAAGAGYDASLFVTVGDALFSGITTDAARLVDPDAYISPVDNYYFVACSVFVLAIVGTLIIDKVVEPRLQRVLPMGKDFTAQGEKPELKPEEWTGIKRVGLATLAYVILVLIAVLPEASPLRNADGGLIPSPFLKSLVPLMFLYFVLIGLVYGATVGKITSSRDVPQKMAESASELAPTLVLFFAISQFIAYFKWSELGQFIAIEGSDILQSTGFTGLPLVGAFIVMTAVLNIFMTSGSAQWALMAPVFVPMLMMIDFDPAFVQAMFRIGDSSTNIISPMSPYFSVALVYMQRYQPEMGLGTLVATMLPLALGFLIAWSAFLMLWLSLGWAIGPGVYMMAS; encoded by the coding sequence ATGCAAGCCGTTCTCGCATCCATCGAACGTACAGGGAACAAGCTCCCTCACCCCTTCATTCTGTTCACGATTCTGGCAGGACTGATCATCCTTGCCTCGGCGGTGCTGGACCTACTCGGTGTGTCTGCCGTCAATCCGCAAAGCGATGCCGTGGTACATGTGCGTAGCCTGGTATCACCTGAGGGGCTGGAGTTCATGTTGACCAGCGTGGTCAGCAACTTCATCAACTTCCCGCCCCTGGGGCTCATCCTGGTCGTCATGTTCGGGATAGGCCTGGCTGACAAGGTCGGTCTCATGTCCACGCTCATGCAGGTCAGCGTCGCGAAAGCGCCTCCGGTCCTGCTGACGTTCTGCGTCTTCATGGCGGGTATCTGCGGCAGTATCGCCTCGGATGCCAACTACCTGATCCTGATACCGCTCGCGGCGATGGTGTACCACTCTGTGGGCCGTCATCCCATCGCCGGAGCCGCAGCAGCCTATGCAGCTGCCGGCGCCGGCTACGATGCCAGTCTGTTCGTGACCGTGGGCGACGCACTGTTCTCCGGCATCACCACGGATGCTGCCAGGCTCGTGGATCCTGATGCCTATATATCACCGGTCGACAACTACTACTTCGTCGCCTGTTCGGTGTTCGTGCTGGCCATCGTCGGGACTCTCATCATCGACAAGGTGGTGGAGCCGCGTCTGCAGCGCGTCCTGCCCATGGGTAAGGACTTCACGGCACAGGGTGAAAAGCCTGAGTTGAAGCCTGAAGAATGGACCGGCATCAAGCGCGTCGGCCTAGCCACACTGGCCTATGTGATACTTGTCTTGATCGCGGTACTGCCTGAGGCTTCACCGCTGCGCAATGCCGATGGCGGCTTGATCCCCTCTCCCTTCCTCAAGTCTCTCGTGCCGCTGATGTTCCTGTACTTCGTACTGATAGGCCTTGTCTACGGCGCGACTGTCGGCAAGATCACCAGCAGTCGCGATGTCCCACAGAAGATGGCGGAATCTGCCAGCGAGCTGGCCCCGACGCTGGTGCTGTTCTTCGCGATCTCGCAGTTCATCGCCTACTTCAAGTGGTCCGAGCTGGGCCAGTTCATTGCCATTGAAGGCTCTGATATCTTACAGAGCACAGGCTTTACCGGCCTGCCGCTGGTCGGTGCCTTCATCGTGATGACGGCAGTGCTCAACATCTTCATGACGAGCGGCTCCGCCCAATGGGCACTGATGGCACCGGTCTTCGTGCCCATGCTGATGATGATCGATTTCGACCCTGCCTTCGTGCAGGCGATGTTCCGTATCGGGGATTCCAGTACCAATATCATCTCGCCGATGAGCCCCTACTTCTCGGTGGCGTTGGTCTACATGCAGCGCTATCAACCGGAAATGGGCCTCGGTACTCTCGTGGCTACCATGCTGCCGCTGGCGCTTGGCTTCCTGATCGCCTGGTCGGCCTTCCTGATGCTATGGCTCTCACTGGGCTGGGCCATCGGGCCGGGGGTCTACATGATGGCGAGCTGA
- a CDS encoding LysR family transcriptional regulator: protein MECLDKRALYLQEVSSCGGVRAAAEHLDVNPSVVTRQIRSLENALGVALLERNGRHVLPTEAGRLVLESYLAQRQLNSELRDTLSRWKNLQTGQVTVSVGDGFVDSFIKSVLSTVAKRYPDVMIDMRTGIYVPREPHEMVLHDEVDIAVTYGPVVDPRLVVHSFARGPLCALVARDHPLADHESVSVAELARHKLIFLPEVSGSQRLVNDIFRTAGQVATPSYRCNLHSISRRMACAGIGVAFMTAAAAHEEVSAGLLSAIPIEHPLAEATQGNLVRRVGRRLTPAADYLWKVMMGMH from the coding sequence ATGGAGTGTCTGGACAAGCGCGCGCTTTATCTGCAGGAAGTCAGTAGTTGTGGTGGGGTTCGGGCGGCTGCAGAGCATCTGGATGTGAATCCTTCTGTCGTAACGCGTCAGATCCGGAGTCTGGAGAATGCGCTGGGCGTGGCGTTGCTCGAGAGAAATGGCCGCCATGTACTGCCAACGGAGGCGGGGAGACTGGTGCTGGAGAGTTATCTGGCACAGCGGCAACTCAACTCCGAGCTTCGCGATACGCTGTCACGCTGGAAGAATCTGCAGACAGGGCAGGTCACTGTCTCTGTCGGTGATGGTTTCGTGGATAGCTTCATCAAGTCGGTGCTGAGTACCGTCGCAAAGCGTTATCCGGATGTGATGATCGATATGCGCACCGGCATCTATGTGCCGCGCGAGCCTCATGAGATGGTCTTGCATGATGAGGTGGATATCGCGGTGACTTACGGACCGGTGGTAGACCCACGTCTGGTCGTGCATTCCTTTGCCCGCGGGCCTCTATGTGCTCTCGTGGCGAGGGACCATCCCTTGGCAGATCATGAAAGCGTCTCCGTGGCCGAGTTGGCGCGTCACAAGTTGATCTTTTTGCCGGAGGTTTCGGGGTCGCAGCGTCTGGTCAATGACATCTTCCGTACAGCGGGTCAGGTCGCGACACCTTCCTATCGCTGCAATCTGCACTCCATTTCTCGCCGGATGGCTTGTGCGGGTATCGGTGTCGCCTTCATGACGGCAGCCGCTGCACATGAAGAGGTCTCGGCGGGCCTCCTGTCTGCCATCCCCATCGAGCATCCTTTGGCAGAGGCGACCCAAGGCAATCTGGTACGCAGAGTCGGCAGACGGCTGACGCCGGCTGCCGACTATCTATGGAAGGTGATGATGGGGATGCACTGA
- a CDS encoding type I restriction-modification system subunit M has protein sequence MNTESHSQLASYIWSIADLLRGDFKQSQYGRIILPFTLLRRLECVLQDTKAKTLAVAEENADKPDTLREKLLMRATGREFFNASPLSLGTLSATQTSEDLMSYVQAFSPSAREIFEHFEFENFVLQLSNNNLLYKVVERVAEIDLSPEAVSNYEMGIIFEELIRKFAESSNETAGEHFTPRDIVHLTTSLLMTGEEEHIAPGGIVTLYDPTAGTGGFLSEGDAYIQDISHNVSVSLHGQELNPESYAICKGDMLIKGQGINQIKLGNTLSDDQLAGERFAYMLSNPPFGVDWKKVQKQITDEHTFKGHDGRFGPGLPRVSDGSLLFLMHLVAKMRAPSDGGSRIGIILNGSPLFTGGAGSGESEIRRYLLTRDMVEAIIALPTDMFYNTGIATYVWILSNRKPKARKGKVQLINAGDMGSKMRKSLGSKRKYLEDGQIEELVRLYGSFAGEDESLTEDGAPRSKIFANEDFGYRRITVERPLRLDFQASEERLARLSDEKAIQKLKEEERSALLAACTTLPDTLFTNRDAFTKMLKATFKAELPASMKVGAPLLKAVMNALSERSDTADICCDKYGNPEADSGLRDYENVPMNESVLEYFEREVKPHVPDAWIDDTKRDPLSGRLGIEGYEIPFNRHFYQFVPPRPLEAIDADLKACTDRIKQMIEEMSA, from the coding sequence GTGAACACGGAAAGTCATTCCCAGCTGGCGAGTTACATCTGGTCCATCGCGGACCTGCTGCGCGGCGACTTCAAGCAGTCTCAATACGGGCGCATCATCCTGCCCTTCACCCTGCTGCGCCGCCTGGAGTGCGTACTGCAAGACACCAAGGCCAAGACACTGGCCGTGGCAGAGGAGAACGCCGACAAGCCGGATACCCTGCGCGAGAAACTGTTGATGCGTGCCACCGGGCGCGAGTTCTTCAATGCGTCACCGCTTAGCCTGGGCACGCTCTCCGCGACCCAGACATCTGAAGACTTGATGAGCTACGTGCAGGCCTTCAGCCCCAGCGCGCGGGAGATCTTCGAGCACTTCGAGTTCGAGAACTTCGTCCTGCAGCTGAGCAACAACAACCTGCTCTACAAGGTGGTCGAGCGCGTCGCCGAGATCGACCTCAGCCCCGAGGCTGTCAGCAACTACGAAATGGGTATCATCTTCGAGGAGCTGATCCGCAAGTTTGCCGAGAGCTCCAACGAGACCGCCGGTGAGCACTTCACTCCGCGCGATATCGTTCACCTCACCACTTCACTGCTGATGACCGGTGAAGAAGAACACATCGCGCCCGGTGGTATCGTCACCCTGTATGACCCCACAGCGGGTACCGGTGGCTTCCTCTCCGAGGGCGATGCCTACATTCAGGACATCAGCCACAACGTCAGCGTCTCGCTGCACGGGCAGGAGCTCAATCCCGAGTCCTACGCCATCTGCAAGGGCGACATGCTGATCAAGGGCCAGGGCATTAATCAAATCAAGCTCGGCAATACCCTCTCCGATGACCAGCTGGCCGGTGAGCGCTTCGCCTACATGCTCTCCAACCCGCCCTTCGGTGTTGACTGGAAGAAGGTGCAGAAGCAGATCACCGATGAGCACACCTTCAAGGGCCACGATGGTCGCTTTGGCCCCGGCCTGCCGCGTGTCTCCGATGGCTCGCTGCTGTTCCTCATGCACCTGGTCGCCAAGATGCGCGCGCCCAGCGATGGCGGCTCGCGTATCGGCATCATCCTCAATGGTTCGCCGTTGTTTACCGGCGGTGCCGGCAGTGGTGAGTCCGAGATTCGCCGCTACCTACTCACCCGCGACATGGTGGAAGCCATCATCGCGCTGCCGACGGACATGTTCTACAACACCGGCATTGCCACCTATGTGTGGATTCTCTCCAACCGCAAGCCGAAGGCACGCAAGGGCAAGGTGCAGCTGATCAATGCCGGTGACATGGGCAGCAAGATGCGCAAGTCGCTCGGCAGCAAGCGCAAGTACCTGGAAGACGGCCAGATTGAAGAGCTGGTGCGCCTCTACGGCAGCTTTGCTGGAGAAGACGAGAGCCTCACGGAAGACGGCGCGCCGCGCAGCAAGATCTTCGCCAATGAGGACTTCGGCTACCGCCGTATCACTGTCGAGCGTCCGCTACGCCTCGACTTCCAGGCCAGTGAAGAACGCCTCGCCCGCCTGAGTGACGAGAAGGCCATCCAGAAGCTCAAGGAAGAAGAACGCAGCGCTCTGCTCGCCGCCTGCACCACCCTGCCGGATACCCTATTCACCAACCGTGACGCCTTCACCAAGATGCTCAAGGCCACCTTCAAGGCGGAGCTTCCCGCCAGCATGAAAGTCGGTGCCCCGCTGCTCAAGGCCGTCATGAATGCTTTGAGCGAGCGCAGTGACACAGCCGATATCTGTTGTGACAAGTACGGCAATCCGGAAGCCGACAGCGGCCTGCGCGACTACGAGAATGTGCCGATGAATGAATCGGTGTTGGAGTACTTCGAGCGTGAAGTGAAGCCCCACGTGCCCGATGCCTGGATCGATGACACCAAACGTGACCCGCTCTCTGGCCGTCTCGGCATCGAAGGCTATGAAATCCCCTTCAACCGCCACTTCTACCAGTTCGTGCCGCCGCGCCCGCTGGAGGCCATCGATGCCGACCTCAAGGCCTGTACCGACCGTATCAAGCAGATGATCGAGGAGATGTCGGCATGA